The Loxodonta africana isolate mLoxAfr1 chromosome 18, mLoxAfr1.hap2, whole genome shotgun sequence genome includes the window TATTCACCCCCAACCCTCCTCCGTCTAGGCAGGTCGCTGACTGTGGGGATAATATCTGAGGACTCCTTGAGCTGGCGGGAAAGGAGAAGCTCAAGTAGAGAGAGCTTCCCAAGCGATGGCATCAATTTCCTGCCAACGCCCTCATAGCCTCTCTTTCAAAGCAGAAGGAGAGCCAGCCTTCCACTTCAGTCAGATTTCGGGCTCCTAGAGCCTCGTATAGTTCCATGGCCCTCTTGTTTGTGTCCAGTACTGACAGGCGAAACTGGGCACAGCCATTATCCAGGGCCACCTGTGGGAGAAGACATCATTCACTTTTCTGGggtcaaaaaaaggaaaaagttttCTCATCCCTTTTAATCCAGGTGCCCCATATACACCCTTGCTTCTCCAGAGCCTAGCTTGCAACCCCCACCCTAGCCAGACCCACAGTGTCTTCCTCACCTTAGCCacctttttgattattttggaaCCAATCCCCTGACCTGTTGTGGGGAGAAAGAGGTGAAAAGAGTGGTGGTTTGAGTTGGAAGTGATCAGAAAAGGCCATAGGCTGGGATTAGGGGGAGGGGGATTATGGTGGGGTCCATGGGTTGCTTTGCTCCCACCACTGCTTCTGCCCAGTACCCCGATATTCTGGAATCACGTAGATGTCTTCCAGATACACACTGCGTCCCTTCCACGTGCTGTACGTGAAGAAGTACAGCCCATAGCCCACCACACGAGGCCCTGAGAGAGAAAGATAAAAG containing:
- the SAT2 gene encoding thialysine N-epsilon-acetyltransferase isoform X2 translates to MASVRIREAEEGDCGDILRMIRELAEYENLSHQVKISEEDLRADGFRENPFFHCMVVEILPANGPRVVGYGLYFFTYSTWKGRSVYLEDIYVIPEYRGQGIGSKIIKKVAKVALDNGCAQFRLSVLDTNKRAMELYEALGARNLTEVEGWLSFCFEREAMRALAGN
- the SAT2 gene encoding thialysine N-epsilon-acetyltransferase isoform X1 — protein: MASVRIREAEEGDCGDILRMIRELAEYENLSHQVKISEEDLRADGFRENPFFHCMVVEILPANGEPQGPRVVGYGLYFFTYSTWKGRSVYLEDIYVIPEYRGQGIGSKIIKKVAKVALDNGCAQFRLSVLDTNKRAMELYEALGARNLTEVEGWLSFCFEREAMRALAGN